From one bacterium genomic stretch:
- a CDS encoding DUF3536 domain-containing protein gives MDRYVCIHCHFYQPPRENPWLESIEVQDSAFPFHDWNERVTAECYGANAFSRVLAGDGRIEKIVNNYSRISFNFGPTLLSWMEEKSPEEYRAILEGDRESRKAFSGHGSALAQGYNHIILPLANARDKATQVRWGIRDFTHRFGRPPEGMWLPETAADAGTLETLAGEGIRFTILAPRQAAKVRKKGSRDWRNVSDGRIDPAIPYELHLPSGRKICLFFYDGPISQGVAFERLLDNGESLANRLLGAFSDQRPWPQQLVHIATDGETYGHHHAHGEMALTHALRLFDANPEVRVTNYGEHLERFPPTHEVRIFDNSSWSCVHGVERWRSDCGCNSGGRPGWNQEWRKPLREAMDGLRDTIAPLFEGEGRKVFKDPWAARDEYISVILDRSEASVDGFLGRHAAGELTPEQKIRALQLMEIQRQAMLMYTSCGWFFDDLSGIETVQVLQYAGRVVQLSREIFGDSVEAGFLERLERAKSNVPEHKDGRALYDKFVKPATVDLHKVAAHYAVSALFENYGERDRIFCYDVEREDFRVQTAGRTKLLLGRARVTSGITRESAQISFGVLHLGDHNVSGGVRGFQGEEAYESLTREIGDVFKGADLPEVIRTVDRQFGLGTYSLKLLFRDELRKILHILLDKTLSETVANHRGIYNQHASMLRFLSGIDIPLPEPLYASARVALNAELHRAVSAENLDASVIRGLLEEGAGIGIPLESAGIGFALQKRIEAIANDFREKPDDLDLLRRFEEAVEMGHDLPFEVLFWGAQNIYDDLLNTVYPGFLTKSREGDGQAALWIGQFRSIGRKLSFVVPEN, from the coding sequence ATGGACCGATACGTCTGCATCCACTGCCACTTCTACCAGCCGCCGCGGGAGAACCCGTGGCTGGAGTCGATCGAGGTGCAGGACTCCGCCTTCCCCTTCCACGACTGGAACGAGCGGGTCACGGCCGAATGCTACGGGGCCAATGCGTTCTCCCGTGTCCTCGCCGGGGACGGGCGCATCGAGAAGATCGTCAACAACTACTCCCGCATCAGCTTCAACTTCGGCCCGACGCTGCTGTCCTGGATGGAAGAGAAATCCCCCGAGGAGTACCGGGCCATCCTCGAAGGCGACCGGGAAAGCCGCAAGGCGTTCTCGGGACACGGCTCCGCCCTGGCGCAGGGGTACAACCACATCATCCTTCCCCTGGCCAACGCGCGGGACAAGGCGACGCAGGTCCGCTGGGGGATCCGGGATTTCACGCACCGGTTCGGCCGGCCGCCGGAGGGGATGTGGCTCCCGGAAACCGCGGCGGACGCCGGCACCCTGGAGACCCTGGCCGGCGAGGGGATCCGGTTCACGATCCTCGCCCCCCGCCAGGCGGCCAAGGTGCGGAAAAAAGGGAGCCGCGACTGGCGGAACGTCAGCGACGGCAGGATCGATCCCGCGATCCCGTACGAACTCCATCTTCCTTCGGGCCGGAAGATCTGCCTGTTCTTCTACGACGGGCCCATCTCCCAGGGAGTCGCCTTCGAGCGGCTCCTCGACAACGGGGAGTCCCTCGCCAACCGCCTGCTGGGGGCTTTCTCGGACCAGCGTCCGTGGCCGCAGCAGCTGGTGCATATCGCCACCGACGGCGAGACGTACGGCCACCACCACGCCCACGGGGAGATGGCGCTCACGCATGCGCTGCGCCTGTTCGACGCGAACCCGGAGGTCCGCGTCACGAACTACGGGGAGCACCTGGAGAGATTCCCGCCCACCCACGAAGTTCGGATCTTCGACAACAGCTCCTGGAGCTGCGTCCACGGCGTGGAGCGCTGGCGAAGCGACTGCGGGTGCAACTCCGGCGGCCGCCCGGGGTGGAACCAGGAGTGGAGGAAACCGCTGCGGGAGGCGATGGACGGACTCCGGGACACCATCGCCCCCCTCTTCGAAGGGGAAGGGAGGAAGGTCTTCAAGGACCCTTGGGCCGCCCGGGATGAGTACATCTCGGTGATCCTCGACCGGTCCGAGGCCTCCGTCGATGGATTTCTCGGAAGACACGCCGCCGGGGAGCTGACGCCGGAGCAGAAGATCCGGGCGCTCCAGCTGATGGAGATCCAGCGGCAGGCCATGCTCATGTACACGAGCTGCGGGTGGTTCTTCGACGATCTCTCGGGGATCGAAACGGTGCAGGTCCTCCAGTACGCCGGCCGCGTCGTGCAGCTGTCCCGCGAGATCTTCGGCGACTCCGTCGAAGCCGGGTTCCTGGAGCGGCTCGAGCGCGCCAAGAGCAACGTGCCGGAGCACAAGGACGGACGCGCCCTGTACGACAAGTTCGTGAAGCCGGCCACGGTGGACCTGCACAAGGTCGCGGCCCACTACGCGGTGAGCGCCCTCTTCGAGAATTACGGCGAGCGGGACCGGATCTTCTGCTACGACGTCGAGCGCGAGGACTTCCGCGTCCAGACGGCGGGCAGGACGAAGCTTCTCCTGGGAAGGGCGCGCGTCACCTCGGGGATCACGCGGGAATCCGCCCAGATCTCTTTCGGCGTCCTTCACCTGGGGGATCACAACGTCAGCGGAGGGGTCCGCGGCTTCCAGGGCGAGGAGGCGTACGAGTCCCTCACCCGGGAGATCGGGGACGTCTTCAAAGGCGCCGACCTCCCCGAGGTGATCCGGACCGTCGACAGGCAATTCGGCCTGGGAACCTACTCCCTGAAACTCCTGTTCCGCGACGAGTTGCGAAAAATCCTGCACATCCTCCTCGACAAGACCCTCTCCGAGACGGTAGCCAACCACCGGGGGATCTACAATCAGCACGCCAGCATGTTGCGGTTCCTTTCGGGGATAGACATCCCGCTCCCCGAACCCCTCTACGCCTCCGCGAGGGTCGCGCTGAACGCCGAGCTGCACCGGGCCGTGTCGGCGGAGAACCTGGACGCGTCCGTCATCCGCGGGCTGCTGGAAGAGGGCGCCGGCATCGGCATCCCGCTCGAGTCGGCCGGCATCGGATTCGCGCTCCAGAAGAGGATCGAGGCGATCGCGAACGACTTCCGGGAGAAGCCCGACGACCTTGACCTTCTCCGCCGCTTCGAGGAGGCCGTTGAAATGGGCCACGACCTCCCCTTCGAGGTGCTCTTCTGGGGAGCCCAGAACATCTACGACGACCTGCTGAATACCGTCTATCCCGGATTCCTGACGAAGTCCCGCGAGGGGGACGGACAGGCGGCCCTCTGGATCGGGCAGTTCCGCTCCATCGGGAGGAAGCTCTCGTTCGTCGTGCCGGAGAATTGA
- the treZ gene encoding malto-oligosyltrehalose trehalohydrolase has protein sequence MTDPRAHPLGATPLPGGRCRFLVFAPSARAVEVRLLSPAERVVGLGRDGSGYHHAVVDGVTAGAMYLYRLGNGIERPDPASRRQPDGVHGPSMVVDAGTFAWGDREWRGIPLSSYILYELHVGTYTPEGTFDAVIPRLDSLVELGVTAVELMPVAPFPGRRNWGYDGVYPFAVQESYGGPEGLKRLIDACHRRGLAVVLDVVYNHLGPEGNYLSDFAPYFSDRYRTPWGNAVNFDGPHSDEVRRFFRENALCRLREFHADALRLDAIHGILDFSASPFLAELAAAVRGLREEENRMAYLIPESDLNDARVVTPPEEGGYGLDAQWNDDFHHALHTLLTGERDGYYADFGGIGRLARAFTDGFVYSGQYSAYRRRRHGNSSRRLPAEKFVVFAQNHDQVGNRRLGDRLSRLASFESLKLAAGVVLLSPFLPLLFMGEEYGEVAPFLYFVHHGDDALIEAVRKGRKEEFAAFGWNGETPDPQDEGTFLRSRPDPALRESGTHALLLELHRELIRIRKTDPVLSRTDREGMEVTAFEKENALVVLRRNGPTRAAAVFHFGDAPAILTLPGGPWKKALDSSDARWGGAGGPAAERPDPRAGNVLAVRPKSFILLLSPGQEAR, from the coding sequence ATGACCGATCCTCGCGCCCACCCCCTCGGCGCGACCCCCCTTCCGGGCGGCCGCTGCCGCTTCCTCGTGTTCGCGCCGTCGGCGCGGGCTGTCGAGGTCCGCCTGCTCTCCCCGGCGGAGCGCGTCGTGGGCCTCGGGCGCGACGGGTCCGGGTACCACCATGCGGTCGTCGACGGGGTGACGGCGGGCGCGATGTACCTCTACCGCCTGGGCAACGGGATCGAGCGTCCCGACCCCGCTTCGCGCCGCCAGCCCGACGGTGTCCACGGCCCCTCCATGGTCGTCGACGCCGGTACGTTCGCGTGGGGGGACCGCGAATGGCGCGGGATCCCCCTCTCCTCGTACATCCTGTACGAGCTGCACGTCGGGACGTACACGCCCGAGGGGACCTTCGACGCCGTCATCCCGCGACTGGACTCCCTCGTGGAGCTGGGGGTCACCGCCGTGGAGCTGATGCCCGTGGCGCCGTTCCCGGGGAGGAGGAACTGGGGGTACGACGGCGTCTACCCGTTCGCCGTGCAGGAGAGCTACGGGGGGCCGGAAGGGCTGAAGCGCCTGATCGACGCCTGCCACCGGCGCGGCCTGGCCGTCGTGCTGGACGTGGTCTACAACCACCTCGGGCCGGAGGGGAATTACCTTTCCGACTTCGCCCCCTACTTCAGCGACCGGTACCGCACCCCGTGGGGAAACGCCGTGAATTTCGACGGCCCCCACAGCGACGAGGTGCGGAGGTTTTTCCGGGAGAACGCCCTCTGCCGGCTGCGGGAGTTCCACGCGGACGCGCTGCGCCTCGACGCGATCCACGGCATCCTGGACTTCAGCGCCTCTCCCTTCCTCGCGGAGCTCGCCGCGGCCGTGCGCGGCCTTCGGGAGGAGGAGAACCGGATGGCGTACCTGATCCCGGAAAGCGATCTGAACGACGCGCGGGTCGTCACCCCGCCGGAAGAGGGGGGTTACGGGCTCGACGCCCAGTGGAACGACGACTTTCACCACGCCCTCCACACCCTGCTGACGGGCGAGCGCGACGGGTACTACGCCGATTTCGGCGGGATCGGGCGCCTGGCGCGCGCGTTCACCGACGGCTTCGTCTACTCCGGGCAATACTCCGCGTACCGCCGGCGCCGGCACGGAAATTCCTCGCGCCGGCTCCCCGCGGAGAAGTTCGTCGTGTTCGCCCAGAACCACGACCAGGTGGGAAACCGGAGACTCGGGGACCGGCTCTCCAGGCTGGCGTCCTTCGAATCCCTGAAGCTCGCCGCGGGCGTCGTCCTGCTCTCCCCCTTCCTGCCGCTCCTGTTCATGGGGGAGGAGTACGGCGAGGTTGCCCCGTTCCTCTACTTCGTGCACCATGGGGACGATGCCCTCATCGAGGCGGTCCGGAAAGGGCGGAAAGAGGAGTTCGCCGCCTTCGGCTGGAACGGGGAGACCCCCGATCCCCAGGACGAGGGGACGTTCCTGCGTTCCCGGCCGGACCCGGCGCTTCGGGAATCGGGAACCCATGCGCTCCTCCTGGAACTCCACCGGGAGCTGATCCGGATCCGGAAGACCGATCCGGTCCTGTCCCGGACGGACCGGGAAGGGATGGAGGTGACCGCCTTCGAAAAGGAAAACGCCCTCGTCGTCCTGCGCCGCAACGGGCCCACCCGGGCCGCGGCGGTGTTCCATTTCGGGGACGCGCCGGCGATCCTGACCCTTCCCGGCGGCCCGTGGAAAAAGGCACTGGATTCCTCCGACGCCCGTTGGGGGGGGGCCGGGGGACCGGCCGCCGAACGGCCGGACCCGCGCGCGGGAAACGTACTCGCGGTCCGCCCGAAGTCCTTCATACTGCTTTTATCCCCCGGCCAGGAGGCCCGATAG
- the glgB gene encoding 1,4-alpha-glucan branching protein GlgB, which translates to MRYDVTLLTDQDLYLFNEGTHLRLHEKFGAHLLESGTDAGTYFAVWAPNAEGVSVMGEFNGWDNRTDPLRPRGNSGIWEGFLPGAGAGSAYKYHVISRYGGYRYDKSDPFAFFSQAPPEPGSIVWDLRNEWDDAGWMAGRRKRNAADRPMAIYEMHLGSWMRVPEEGNRPLTYRELAPRLASYLTRMNFTHVEFLPVMEHPFYGSWGYQGTGYFAPTSRYGTPQDFMHLVDTLHRHGIGVLLDWVPSHFSKDGHGLAFFDGTHLYEHADPRQGHHPDWDTEIFNYGRKEVQSFLLSSAFFWLDVYHADGLRVDAVASMLYLDYSRKVGEWIPNRYGGRENVDAIAFLRRLNETVYGAFPDVVTIAEESTAWPMVSRPNYVGGLGFGMKWDMGWMHDTLAYMSEDPIYRKFHHDKLTFRGMYAFSENFVLPLSHDEVVHGKGSLLGRMPGDDWRKFANLRALFGYMYAQPGKKLLFMGGEFGQWREWNHDAALDWRLAEEPRHAALSRWVEDLNRFYRDEPVMHELDFDPQGFEWADARDAEQSVISLFRKTLGRDDIVLGVFNFTPVPRHNYRIGVPRAGFWRECLNSDAKEYGGSGQGNIGGIEAAPVGAQGRFHSLTLVVPPLSALFLKSGGTGA; encoded by the coding sequence ATGCGATACGACGTGACCTTGCTGACCGATCAGGACCTGTACCTGTTCAACGAGGGGACCCACCTCCGCCTCCACGAAAAGTTCGGGGCCCATCTCCTCGAATCGGGAACCGATGCGGGCACGTATTTCGCCGTATGGGCGCCAAACGCGGAGGGGGTTTCCGTCATGGGGGAGTTCAACGGGTGGGACAACCGCACGGACCCGCTGCGTCCCCGGGGGAATTCGGGGATCTGGGAGGGATTCCTCCCGGGCGCGGGAGCCGGGTCGGCCTACAAGTACCACGTGATCTCGCGATATGGTGGGTACCGGTACGATAAATCCGACCCGTTCGCGTTCTTTTCCCAGGCTCCCCCGGAGCCCGGGAGCATCGTGTGGGACCTCCGGAACGAATGGGACGATGCCGGATGGATGGCCGGTCGGCGGAAGCGGAACGCCGCGGACCGGCCCATGGCCATCTACGAGATGCACCTCGGATCCTGGATGCGGGTTCCGGAGGAGGGGAACCGTCCGCTGACATACCGGGAGCTCGCTCCCCGTCTCGCCTCCTACCTGACCCGGATGAATTTCACCCACGTGGAATTCCTCCCGGTGATGGAACACCCGTTCTACGGCTCCTGGGGATACCAGGGGACGGGGTACTTCGCCCCGACGAGCCGGTACGGGACCCCGCAGGACTTCATGCACCTCGTGGACACCCTGCACCGGCACGGGATCGGCGTCCTCCTGGACTGGGTCCCCTCCCACTTCTCCAAGGACGGGCACGGGCTCGCCTTTTTCGACGGCACGCACCTCTACGAGCACGCAGACCCCCGCCAGGGTCACCACCCGGACTGGGACACGGAGATCTTCAACTACGGGCGCAAGGAGGTGCAGAGCTTTCTCCTCAGCAGCGCCTTCTTCTGGCTGGACGTCTACCACGCGGACGGTCTGCGCGTCGACGCCGTGGCGTCGATGCTGTATCTCGACTATTCCCGGAAGGTCGGGGAGTGGATCCCCAACCGGTACGGAGGACGGGAGAACGTCGACGCGATCGCATTCCTGCGCCGCCTCAACGAGACGGTGTACGGGGCGTTTCCCGACGTCGTGACGATCGCCGAGGAGTCCACCGCCTGGCCCATGGTCTCCCGCCCGAACTACGTGGGGGGGCTCGGATTCGGGATGAAATGGGACATGGGATGGATGCACGACACGCTGGCGTACATGTCCGAGGATCCGATCTACCGGAAGTTCCACCACGACAAGCTCACGTTCCGGGGGATGTACGCCTTCTCGGAGAACTTCGTCCTCCCCCTGTCCCACGACGAGGTCGTCCACGGGAAAGGATCGCTCCTCGGGAGGATGCCCGGCGACGACTGGCGGAAGTTCGCGAACCTCCGCGCCCTTTTCGGGTACATGTACGCCCAGCCGGGGAAGAAGCTTCTCTTCATGGGAGGGGAGTTCGGGCAGTGGAGGGAGTGGAACCACGACGCGGCCCTGGACTGGCGACTCGCGGAAGAGCCACGGCACGCCGCGCTTTCCCGCTGGGTGGAGGATCTGAACCGGTTCTACCGGGACGAACCCGTTATGCACGAACTCGATTTCGACCCGCAAGGATTCGAATGGGCCGACGCCCGGGACGCCGAACAGAGCGTGATCAGCCTGTTCCGGAAGACCCTTGGGAGGGACGACATCGTCCTGGGGGTCTTCAACTTCACCCCCGTCCCGAGGCACAATTACCGGATCGGCGTTCCCCGCGCCGGGTTCTGGCGGGAGTGCCTGAACAGCGACGCGAAGGAGTACGGCGGAAGCGGGCAGGGGAATATCGGCGGCATCGAGGCGGCGCCCGTCGGCGCCCAGGGGCGGTTCCACTCCCTGACCCTGGTGGTCCCGCCGCTGTCCGCCCTGTTCCTCAAAAGCGGCGGGACCGGGGCATGA
- the treS gene encoding maltose alpha-D-glucosyltransferase yields the protein MAAEEKKKIAPGDDPSWYKDAVIYELHVRSFFDSDGDGVGDFRGLTEKLDYLHDLGVTALWLLPFYPSPLKDDGYDISNFTAVHPAYGALSDFRLFLREAHRRGLRVITELVLNHTSDQHPWFQRARRSPPGSKWRNFYVWSDSPDKYRDARIIFKDFESANWTWDPLANAYYWHRFYSHQPDLNFDNSEVRRTMLKTMQFWLAMGVDGLRLDAVPYLYEREGTGCENLPETHRELKTIRKRVDERYPNRMLLAEANQWPEDAVAYFGEGDECHMAFHFPLMPRMFMAIRMEDRYPIIDILSQTPPIPSDCQWALFLRNHDELTLEMVTDEERDYMYRVYANDPHARINLGIRRRLYPLLGKDRKKFELMNALLLSLPGTPVIYYGDEIGMGDNIYIGDRNGVRTPMQWSADRNAGFSRASSQKLFLPVTIDPDYHYETVNVEARQNISSSLLWWMKRVIALRKQFKAFGRGSIEFLTPENHRVLAFLRSFGDELILVVANLSRFPQFVEIDLSAHKGKIPVELVGKTGFPPIKDPPYFLTLAAHVFYWFSLESPSGETEAATAAAETRAPLLQVKGSLESLFRKDHRGALEKILSAFLRNRRWFGGKARRIKWARILEAIPLSNGASHLHLLLVQVDYTEGDPEVYSLPVAFASGPDAERMLADAPGGVIARTAGASRESVLFDALQDRESCLFLLDAIGHRRRFRGLAGEILGVPTRAFRKIRGDSRETPAPTPGKTEQSNSSVIFGDRMILKIFRRVDPGVNPDLEIGTYLTEGAAFPHAPPVAGSLQFARPHEEPMTLGILLGFVPNRGDAWQYTLDSLGRFFERVMTRSADIGEVPRPPGRPVRAVEETVPPKAGELIGSYLLSARQLGERTAEFHLAMAANVENPAFAPEPFTPFYQRSLYQSMRNLTAKMFALLRKRVRTLPEPLRDPARKVLEMEERILKRFQGILGRKITAMRIRVHGDYHLGQVLYTGKEFVLIDFEGEPARSLSDRRIKRSPVRDVAGMLRSFHYASRAPLTGEVGGSVVRPGDVTSLEPWADCWNGWVASAFLHGYLAVAREGSFLPHTREELEVLLDVYLLEKAIYELGYELNNRPDWVKLPLLGILSLMEAPE from the coding sequence ATGGCCGCGGAAGAGAAGAAAAAGATCGCGCCCGGGGACGACCCGTCCTGGTACAAGGACGCGGTCATCTACGAGCTGCACGTCCGCTCCTTTTTCGACAGCGACGGCGACGGCGTCGGGGATTTCCGTGGGCTGACCGAGAAGCTCGACTACCTGCACGATCTCGGCGTCACCGCCCTGTGGCTTCTCCCCTTCTATCCCTCCCCCCTGAAGGACGACGGGTACGACATCTCCAACTTCACCGCCGTGCACCCGGCCTACGGAGCGCTGTCCGATTTCCGGCTGTTCCTGCGGGAAGCGCACCGACGCGGACTCCGGGTCATCACCGAGCTCGTCCTGAACCACACCTCGGACCAGCACCCGTGGTTCCAGAGGGCCCGCCGGTCCCCCCCCGGCAGCAAATGGCGGAACTTCTACGTCTGGAGCGACTCGCCGGACAAGTACCGGGACGCGCGGATCATCTTCAAGGATTTCGAATCCGCCAACTGGACGTGGGACCCGCTGGCGAACGCCTACTACTGGCACCGGTTCTACTCCCACCAGCCCGACCTGAACTTCGACAACTCCGAGGTCCGCCGGACCATGCTCAAGACGATGCAGTTCTGGCTGGCCATGGGAGTGGACGGCCTGCGGCTGGACGCCGTGCCGTACCTCTACGAACGGGAAGGGACCGGCTGCGAAAACCTCCCCGAGACGCACAGGGAGCTCAAGACGATCCGGAAGCGCGTGGACGAGCGGTACCCCAACCGGATGCTGCTGGCGGAGGCCAACCAGTGGCCCGAGGACGCGGTCGCCTATTTCGGGGAAGGGGACGAGTGCCACATGGCGTTCCACTTCCCGCTGATGCCCCGGATGTTCATGGCGATCCGCATGGAGGATCGGTACCCGATCATCGACATTTTGTCCCAGACGCCTCCCATCCCTTCGGATTGCCAATGGGCCCTGTTCCTCCGGAACCACGACGAGCTGACACTCGAAATGGTCACCGACGAGGAGCGGGACTACATGTACCGGGTATACGCCAACGACCCGCACGCGAGGATCAACCTCGGGATCCGCCGCCGTCTCTACCCCCTGCTCGGGAAGGACCGGAAGAAGTTCGAGCTGATGAACGCCCTCCTGCTCTCCCTCCCGGGGACTCCGGTCATCTACTACGGAGACGAGATCGGCATGGGGGACAACATCTACATCGGCGACCGGAACGGCGTGCGCACCCCGATGCAGTGGAGCGCCGACCGCAACGCCGGATTCTCCCGCGCAAGCTCCCAGAAGTTGTTCCTGCCGGTGACGATCGACCCGGATTATCACTACGAGACGGTCAACGTCGAGGCGCGCCAGAACATCTCCAGCTCCCTGCTCTGGTGGATGAAGCGGGTCATCGCCCTCCGCAAGCAGTTCAAGGCCTTCGGCAGGGGCTCCATCGAGTTCCTCACCCCGGAGAACCACAGGGTGCTTGCGTTTCTCCGGTCGTTCGGGGACGAGCTGATCCTGGTGGTGGCGAACCTGTCCCGGTTCCCCCAGTTCGTGGAGATCGACCTGTCCGCGCACAAGGGGAAGATCCCCGTGGAGCTGGTCGGGAAGACCGGGTTCCCCCCCATCAAGGATCCGCCGTACTTCCTCACCCTCGCGGCGCACGTCTTCTACTGGTTCTCCCTGGAGAGTCCCTCCGGGGAGACGGAGGCCGCCACGGCCGCCGCGGAGACCCGGGCGCCCCTTCTGCAGGTCAAGGGAAGCCTGGAAAGCCTGTTCCGGAAGGATCATCGCGGAGCGCTGGAGAAGATCCTGTCCGCCTTCCTGCGGAACCGGCGCTGGTTCGGGGGGAAGGCCCGGCGCATCAAGTGGGCCCGGATCCTGGAGGCGATCCCCCTCTCCAACGGGGCGTCTCACCTGCACCTGCTGCTCGTGCAGGTCGATTACACGGAGGGGGACCCGGAGGTCTATTCCCTCCCCGTCGCCTTCGCGTCCGGCCCCGACGCGGAGCGGATGCTGGCCGACGCCCCCGGGGGGGTGATCGCCCGGACCGCGGGCGCCTCGCGGGAGAGCGTTCTCTTCGACGCCCTGCAGGACAGGGAGTCGTGCCTGTTCCTCCTGGACGCGATCGGCCACCGGCGGCGCTTCCGGGGCCTGGCGGGGGAGATCCTCGGCGTCCCGACCCGGGCGTTCCGGAAGATCCGCGGCGATTCGAGGGAGACCCCGGCGCCGACGCCGGGGAAAACGGAACAGAGCAACAGTTCGGTGATCTTCGGTGACAGGATGATCCTCAAGATCTTCCGCCGGGTCGACCCTGGCGTCAATCCGGACCTCGAGATCGGGACCTACCTGACGGAGGGGGCGGCCTTCCCGCACGCTCCTCCCGTCGCCGGCTCCCTGCAGTTTGCGCGGCCCCACGAGGAACCGATGACCCTGGGGATCCTCCTCGGGTTCGTCCCGAACCGCGGGGATGCGTGGCAATACACCCTGGACAGCCTCGGCAGGTTCTTCGAGCGGGTCATGACGCGGTCCGCCGACATCGGGGAAGTTCCCCGCCCGCCGGGCCGACCGGTCCGGGCGGTCGAGGAGACCGTCCCCCCGAAGGCGGGCGAACTGATCGGTTCGTACCTCCTGTCGGCCCGCCAGCTGGGAGAGCGGACGGCGGAATTCCACCTCGCCATGGCCGCGAACGTGGAAAACCCGGCGTTCGCCCCCGAGCCGTTCACGCCGTTCTACCAGCGGTCCCTGTACCAGTCGATGCGGAACCTCACCGCCAAGATGTTCGCCCTGCTGCGGAAGCGGGTCCGGACCTTGCCGGAACCCCTTCGCGATCCGGCGCGGAAGGTCCTCGAAATGGAGGAAAGGATCCTGAAGCGCTTCCAGGGAATCCTCGGCAGGAAGATCACGGCGATGCGGATCCGGGTCCACGGCGACTACCACCTTGGGCAGGTGCTATACACCGGAAAGGAGTTCGTGCTGATCGATTTCGAGGGGGAGCCGGCCCGTTCCCTGTCCGACCGCCGGATCAAGCGGTCCCCGGTGCGGGACGTGGCGGGGATGCTCCGTTCGTTCCACTACGCCTCCCGCGCGCCCCTCACCGGGGAGGTCGGCGGCAGCGTCGTCCGGCCGGGCGACGTTACGTCCCTCGAGCCGTGGGCCGATTGCTGGAACGGATGGGTCGCCTCGGCGTTCCTCCATGGGTACCTCGCCGTCGCGAGGGAAGGATCGTTCCTCCCCCATACCCGGGAGGAGCTGGAGGTCCTGCTCGACGTGTACCTTCTGGAAAAAGCGATCTACGAACTGGGGTACGAGCTGAACAACCGGCCCGACTGGGTCAAGCTCCCGCTGCTGGGGATCCTTTCCCTCATGGAGGCGCCGGAGTGA